A section of the Amycolatopsis sp. AA4 genome encodes:
- a CDS encoding cytosine permease: protein MASAVGVDDYALTRVPDSARYSWWSVAVQRFGQVSALSQFLLGATIGFGMTFWNAVLAFTLGSVILELITVLVGVIGVREGLTTSMIARWTGFGRGGSALIGLAIGISLIGWFGIQSAVSAQGLAALVGGLPEWGWALVFGLVVTAIVVRGFHSMAWTAYLMVPAFLILVGWSVVSELTRHDLGALVASAPPGPPLSLLQGTTLVAGGFIVGAVITPDMTRFNRTTGDVVKQTLVGVTLGEYVIGLAGVLLAHAVGTAQITTIVTSSVGWVGLLIVIAGTMKINDWNLYSSGLGVVNFIGTVSGKRAHRGLVTAVLGVVGSVLAAAGILSKFTDFLTVLGVAFPPIAGIMVAEYFVVKQWRGDLEEARARGAVPTAAPVWVPATIVVWIAAALFGEFVDWGLPSINSLVVAFVLYVAAGKLGLVRGFGKSATADAEPAPAA, encoded by the coding sequence ATGGCCTCGGCTGTCGGTGTCGACGATTACGCGCTGACCAGGGTGCCCGATTCCGCCCGTTACTCCTGGTGGTCGGTCGCTGTGCAGCGGTTCGGCCAGGTTTCCGCGCTGTCGCAGTTCCTGCTCGGCGCCACGATCGGCTTCGGGATGACCTTCTGGAACGCCGTGCTGGCGTTCACGCTCGGCTCGGTCATCCTCGAACTGATCACCGTCCTCGTCGGCGTGATCGGGGTCCGCGAGGGCCTCACCACGTCGATGATCGCGCGCTGGACCGGCTTCGGCCGCGGCGGTTCCGCGCTCATCGGGCTGGCCATCGGGATCAGCCTGATCGGCTGGTTCGGCATCCAGTCCGCGGTGTCCGCGCAAGGCCTCGCCGCGCTGGTCGGCGGCCTGCCGGAATGGGGCTGGGCGCTCGTGTTCGGCCTGGTGGTGACCGCGATCGTGGTCCGCGGCTTCCATTCGATGGCGTGGACGGCGTACCTGATGGTGCCCGCGTTCCTGATCCTGGTCGGCTGGTCGGTGGTCTCCGAACTGACCCGGCACGACCTCGGCGCGCTCGTCGCGTCGGCGCCGCCGGGTCCGCCGCTGTCCCTGCTGCAGGGCACGACGCTGGTCGCGGGCGGGTTCATCGTCGGCGCGGTGATCACGCCGGACATGACCCGGTTCAACCGCACCACCGGCGACGTCGTCAAGCAGACGCTCGTCGGCGTCACGCTCGGCGAGTACGTGATCGGCCTGGCCGGCGTGCTGCTCGCGCACGCGGTCGGCACGGCGCAGATCACCACGATCGTCACGTCGTCGGTCGGCTGGGTCGGGCTGCTGATCGTCATCGCGGGCACGATGAAGATCAACGACTGGAACCTGTACTCGTCCGGGCTCGGCGTCGTGAACTTCATCGGCACCGTCTCCGGGAAACGGGCGCACCGCGGCCTGGTCACCGCCGTGCTCGGCGTGGTGGGCAGCGTGCTCGCCGCGGCCGGGATCCTCTCGAAGTTCACCGATTTCCTGACCGTGCTCGGGGTCGCGTTCCCGCCCATCGCCGGGATCATGGTGGCCGAGTACTTCGTGGTGAAGCAGTGGCGCGGCGACCTGGAGGAGGCGCGGGCGCGGGGCGCGGTGCCCACCGCCGCGCCGGTGTGGGTGCCCGCGACGATCGTCGTCTGGATCGCCGCCGCGTTGTTCGGCGAGTTCGTGGACTGGGGCCTGCCCAGCATCAACTCGCTCGTCGTCGCTTTCGTTCTGTACGTGGCCGCCGGGAAGCTCGGCCTGGTCCGCGGGTTCGGCAAGAGCGCCACCGCGGACGCCGAACCGGCCCCGGCCGCCTGA
- the crcB gene encoding fluoride efflux transporter CrcB, with the protein MTALLVFLGAAVGAPMRYLTDRAVQSRHQSLFPWGTFTVNLVGCVLLGGLAGAGTALPAAVYSLLGTGFCGALTTYSTFSYETVRLVERRAYFPAAANVVVSVAAGVGAAAFAYEAVHALIS; encoded by the coding sequence ATGACCGCCCTCCTCGTCTTCCTCGGCGCCGCGGTCGGAGCGCCGATGCGGTACCTGACCGACCGGGCCGTCCAGTCCCGGCACCAGAGCCTGTTCCCGTGGGGCACGTTCACCGTCAACCTGGTCGGCTGTGTCCTGCTCGGTGGGCTCGCCGGCGCCGGGACCGCGCTGCCCGCGGCCGTCTACTCGCTGCTCGGCACCGGATTCTGCGGCGCGCTGACGACCTACAGCACGTTCAGCTACGAAACCGTCCGGCTGGTCGAGCGCCGGGCGTACTTCCCCGCGGCGGCGAACGTGGTCGTCAGCGTCGCGGCGGGCGTCGGCGCGGCAGCGTTCGCCTACGAGGCTGTCCACGCCTTGATCAGCTGA
- a CDS encoding TetR/AcrR family transcriptional regulator translates to MPRPRIHDPELILDVAERLIAAIGPEALTVRRLAQEAGVPNSTIYHSFTNLPALIGRTWLRAATFFLDEQERLVDAAADPVEAVVAAAGTPAVIADVRPDAARMMIAIPAKRVLGPHLPEDVAEALHALDKRLVRLLVRLARQLWNRGDGTAVEVITACVVDLPTALLRRELATGPASGESRERLAAAVRAILALDPPRMSRKD, encoded by the coding sequence ATGCCCCGCCCCCGGATCCACGACCCCGAGCTGATCCTCGACGTCGCCGAGCGCCTCATCGCCGCCATCGGCCCCGAAGCGCTCACCGTCCGGCGGCTCGCGCAGGAAGCGGGCGTCCCGAACAGCACGATCTACCACTCCTTCACCAACCTCCCCGCCCTGATCGGCCGGACCTGGCTCCGCGCCGCCACCTTCTTCCTCGACGAACAAGAGCGGCTGGTCGACGCAGCCGCCGACCCGGTCGAAGCGGTGGTCGCGGCAGCCGGCACCCCCGCCGTGATCGCCGACGTCCGTCCGGACGCCGCGCGGATGATGATCGCCATTCCGGCAAAACGCGTGCTGGGGCCGCACTTGCCCGAAGATGTCGCGGAAGCCTTGCACGCCTTGGACAAACGCCTCGTCCGCCTCCTCGTCCGGCTGGCCAGGCAGCTCTGGAACCGCGGCGACGGAACAGCCGTCGAGGTCATCACCGCCTGCGTCGTCGACCTGCCGACCGCCCTGCTCCGCCGCGAACTCGCCACCGGACCCGCCAGCGGGGAAAGCCGGGAACGGCTGGCCGCGGCGGTCCGCGCCATCCTCGCCCTCGACCCACCGCGAATGTCCAGAAAGGACTGA
- a CDS encoding fumarylacetoacetate hydrolase family protein has product MRRLAKTAAGWRVTDGESTGALPPGTTLGSLLARPATEFATALAIELTPGEPGDLRAPVDDDTEVWAAGVTYEVSREARMEESGDADVYARVYEAERPELFFKSVGHRVRGPGEPIGVREDSAWDVPEPELALVCNAFGEIVGYTIVNDVSSRSIEGENPLYLPQAKTYRGSCAAGPWIVPANEVPDPYALGIAVSIHRAGALLWSGETSTARLHRRLTELVGWLYRGDVFPRGAVLATGTSAVPGPDVTLEADDEVTIMIEGIGTLRNPVRRGRSA; this is encoded by the coding sequence ATGCGCCGCCTCGCGAAAACCGCCGCGGGCTGGCGGGTCACCGACGGCGAGTCCACCGGCGCGCTCCCGCCTGGCACCACGCTCGGCTCCCTCCTGGCCCGGCCCGCCACCGAATTCGCCACGGCGCTGGCGATCGAGCTGACGCCAGGGGAGCCGGGCGACCTGCGCGCACCGGTCGACGACGACACCGAGGTGTGGGCCGCCGGAGTCACCTACGAGGTGTCGCGCGAGGCGCGGATGGAGGAAAGCGGCGACGCCGACGTCTACGCGCGGGTCTACGAGGCGGAACGGCCGGAGCTGTTCTTCAAGAGCGTCGGGCACCGCGTCCGGGGGCCGGGCGAGCCGATCGGCGTGCGCGAGGATTCCGCTTGGGACGTTCCCGAGCCCGAATTGGCGTTGGTGTGCAACGCGTTTGGGGAGATCGTCGGCTACACGATCGTCAACGACGTGAGTTCGCGCAGCATCGAAGGCGAGAACCCGCTGTACCTGCCGCAGGCCAAGACGTACCGCGGCTCGTGCGCGGCCGGGCCGTGGATCGTGCCCGCGAACGAGGTCCCGGACCCGTACGCGCTCGGCATCGCGGTGTCGATCCATCGCGCCGGAGCACTGCTCTGGTCAGGGGAGACGTCCACTGCGCGGCTGCACCGGCGGCTCACCGAGCTGGTCGGGTGGCTCTATCGCGGCGACGTTTTCCCGCGCGGCGCCGTCCTGGCCACCGGTACATCGGCGGTTCCCGGCCCGGACGTCACGCTCGAGGCGGACGACGAGGTCACCATCATGATCGAGGGCATCGGCACCCTCCGGAACCCGGTCCGCCGCGGCCGCTCCGCCTGA
- a CDS encoding enoyl-CoA hydratase/isomerase family protein: MPTLTTAGPVHVLDFGSDENRFAPTWLEEVHAHLDTVTAGKEPSALVTIGSGKYYSNGLDLDWLTSHPDEAGKYVTSIHELLARVLALPVPTVAAVNGHAFGGGAMLAMAHDFRVMREDRGYFCFPEADLNLPFTPGMAALVQAKLTPSAAIASMTTGSRFGGPQAKALGLVDATAPLETLRTAATERVAPLAGKDRGTLGAIKSTMFGPALTALREAGN, translated from the coding sequence ATGCCCACTCTTACCACCGCCGGTCCGGTCCACGTGCTCGACTTCGGCTCCGACGAAAACCGGTTCGCCCCCACGTGGCTGGAGGAAGTCCACGCCCATCTCGACACCGTGACCGCGGGCAAGGAGCCGTCCGCGCTCGTCACGATCGGCAGCGGCAAGTACTACTCCAACGGCCTCGACCTCGACTGGCTCACCAGCCATCCCGACGAGGCGGGCAAGTACGTCACGAGCATCCACGAACTCCTCGCCCGCGTGCTCGCGCTGCCGGTCCCGACCGTCGCCGCGGTCAACGGACACGCCTTCGGCGGCGGCGCGATGCTCGCCATGGCCCACGATTTCCGCGTGATGCGCGAGGATCGCGGCTACTTCTGCTTCCCCGAAGCCGACCTCAACCTCCCGTTCACCCCGGGCATGGCCGCGCTCGTCCAGGCGAAGCTGACCCCGTCCGCCGCGATCGCGTCGATGACCACCGGCAGCCGTTTCGGCGGTCCGCAAGCGAAAGCGCTCGGGTTGGTCGACGCGACCGCTCCGCTGGAGACCCTGCGGACGGCGGCGACAGAACGAGTCGCCCCGCTGGCGGGCAAGGACCGCGGCACGCTCGGCGCGATCAAGTCCACTATGTTCGGTCCGGCGCTGACCGCGTTGCGGGAGGCGGGGAACTGA
- a CDS encoding isoamylase early set domain-containing protein yields the protein MIKTSRSNGSGARRVTFVLPLDTPPGPVSVVGDFNDWQPGRHELRKRSNGTRSAAVEVPPGARLRFRYLAEGGRWLDDPDATARDGHDCLYIAD from the coding sequence GTGATCAAGACCAGCCGGAGCAACGGCTCCGGGGCCCGGCGGGTGACGTTCGTCCTGCCGCTCGACACCCCGCCCGGCCCGGTGAGCGTGGTCGGCGACTTCAACGACTGGCAGCCCGGACGCCACGAACTCCGCAAACGCTCGAACGGCACGCGCTCGGCCGCGGTGGAGGTCCCGCCGGGCGCCCGGCTCCGCTTCCGCTACCTGGCCGAAGGCGGCCGCTGGCTGGACGACCCGGACGCGACGGCCCGCGACGGGCACGACTGTCTTTACATCGCGGACTGA
- a CDS encoding hydantoinase/oxoprolinase N-terminal domain-containing protein gives MRIGIDVGGTNTDAVLLDGREVLASIKTSTTEDVTSGIVAAIAGLQRQRAFDPAAVRAVMIGTTHFINALVEAHRLAPTAAVRLSLPAGASLPPMVDWPQRLVDAVSGRSYLVHGGHEFDGRHIAELDESELRKAADDMGSAGVRSVAITSVFSPVNAEFEARAAEIIASQLPDVAISLSHEIGRIGLLERENATVINAALRELAAHIVDGLAASVTGAGITAPLYLSQNDGTLMDVDFARRYPVATFASGPTNSMRGAAVLSGLDTCAVVDVGGTTSDVGVLRQGFPREATTDVSVAGIRTNFRMPDVLSIGIGGGSRVRGDAAGVTVGPDSVGYELTSKALVFGGDTLTATDIAVAAGRAEIGDPALVAHLDRDFVKAALDRIAADVSDVVDRMRTSSEPLPVVAVGGGSVLLPDELAGSGEVRRPDHYAVANAIGAAIAQIGGEVDRVYVIEPGRREAVVDEAKQEAVDRAVAAGASPASVGIVDFDEVPIPYLPGNATRIRVKAVGDLQLGA, from the coding sequence GTGCGCATCGGCATCGACGTCGGCGGAACCAACACCGACGCGGTCCTGCTGGACGGCCGCGAGGTGCTCGCCTCGATCAAGACCAGCACCACCGAGGACGTCACCTCGGGCATCGTCGCCGCGATCGCCGGACTGCAGCGGCAAAGGGCGTTCGACCCGGCCGCGGTGCGGGCGGTGATGATCGGCACCACGCACTTCATCAACGCGCTCGTCGAGGCGCACCGGCTGGCCCCGACCGCGGCGGTGCGGCTCAGCCTGCCCGCCGGCGCGTCGCTGCCGCCGATGGTGGACTGGCCGCAGCGGCTGGTCGACGCGGTGTCCGGGCGCAGCTACCTGGTGCACGGCGGCCACGAGTTCGACGGACGGCACATCGCCGAACTGGACGAGAGCGAACTGCGCAAGGCCGCCGACGACATGGGCTCCGCCGGGGTCCGCAGCGTCGCCATCACGTCGGTGTTCTCGCCGGTGAACGCGGAGTTCGAGGCGCGGGCGGCGGAGATCATCGCGTCGCAGCTGCCGGACGTCGCGATCTCGCTGTCCCACGAAATCGGCCGGATCGGCTTGCTGGAGCGGGAAAACGCGACCGTCATCAACGCCGCGCTGCGCGAGCTGGCGGCGCACATCGTGGACGGGCTGGCCGCGTCGGTCACCGGTGCGGGCATCACCGCTCCGCTCTACCTGAGCCAGAACGACGGCACGCTGATGGACGTCGACTTCGCCCGCCGCTACCCGGTCGCGACCTTCGCGTCCGGCCCGACGAACTCGATGCGCGGCGCGGCAGTGCTGTCCGGTTTGGACACTTGCGCGGTGGTCGACGTCGGCGGCACCACCAGTGACGTCGGCGTGCTGCGGCAGGGTTTCCCGCGCGAGGCGACCACCGATGTGAGCGTGGCCGGGATCCGCACGAACTTCCGCATGCCGGACGTCCTTTCGATCGGCATCGGCGGCGGCAGCCGGGTCCGCGGCGACGCGGCCGGCGTGACCGTCGGACCGGATTCCGTCGGCTACGAGCTGACCTCGAAGGCGCTCGTGTTCGGCGGAGACACCTTGACCGCCACGGACATCGCGGTCGCCGCCGGACGCGCCGAGATCGGCGACCCGGCGCTGGTCGCGCACCTCGACCGGGACTTCGTGAAGGCGGCGCTGGACCGGATCGCGGCGGACGTTTCCGACGTCGTGGACCGGATGCGCACGTCGTCCGAGCCGCTTCCGGTGGTCGCGGTCGGCGGCGGTTCGGTGCTGCTGCCGGACGAGCTGGCCGGGTCCGGCGAGGTCCGCCGGCCGGACCACTACGCGGTCGCCAACGCGATCGGCGCGGCGATCGCGCAGATCGGCGGCGAGGTCGACCGGGTGTACGTGATCGAGCCCGGCCGGCGCGAGGCGGTGGTGGACGAGGCGAAGCAGGAGGCGGTCGACCGCGCGGTCGCCGCCGGGGCGAGCCCGGCGTCCGTCGGCATCGTCGACTTCGACGAGGTGCCGATCCCGTACCTGCCCGGCAACGCCACCCGGATCCGGGTCAAGGCGGTCGGCGACCTGCAGCTGGGGGCGTGA
- a CDS encoding IlvD/Edd family dehydratase, producing the protein MRSAAWFGASGRAGMIHRSWMRSQGFGPEVFDGRPVIGIAVSASELAPCNVHLDRVAEAVKRGVWQAGGLPLAFPTMATGETLMRPTAMLYRNLMAMEVEELIRANPLDGVVLLSGCDKTTPAMLMGAASVDLPAVMVTGGPMLNGKFRGGDVGSGTHVWKFEEEVKAGRMTEEECFFAEGCMARSNGHCMTMGTASTMACLAEALGMQLPGSATWPAVDARRFETAQAAGQRIVAMVEENLRPSDILTREAFENAIRVNAAIGGSTNAIVHLLALAGRVGVPLAMNDFDELGRAVPTLVNLMPSGGFLMEDFCYAGGVPVVLSRLAEAGLLHADVRTVTGKPREPAECWNDEVITTVEAPFQPPGTGTAVLTGNLAPDGAVLKQSAASPELLTHTGPALVFDTAEEYHRVADDPDLPVTPDTILVIRGAGPKGYPGMPEVANVPVPKELLAQGITDVVRICDGRMSGTGYGTVVLHVSPESAVGGPLALVRTGDRITLDTPARRLTLHVPDEELAARRAAWTPPESPYRSGYTWLYREHVTQAHLGADFDFLHGTRGSAVPRDSH; encoded by the coding sequence GTTCGACGGCCGCCCGGTGATCGGGATCGCGGTGAGCGCTTCCGAGCTGGCCCCGTGCAACGTCCACCTCGACCGCGTCGCCGAGGCGGTCAAGCGCGGCGTCTGGCAGGCGGGCGGCCTCCCGCTCGCGTTCCCGACGATGGCGACCGGCGAAACGCTCATGCGCCCCACCGCGATGCTCTACCGCAACCTGATGGCGATGGAGGTCGAGGAGCTGATCCGCGCCAACCCGCTCGACGGCGTCGTCCTCCTTTCCGGCTGTGACAAGACGACCCCGGCGATGCTGATGGGCGCGGCGAGCGTCGACCTGCCCGCGGTGATGGTGACCGGCGGCCCGATGCTCAACGGCAAGTTCCGCGGCGGCGACGTCGGCTCGGGCACGCACGTCTGGAAATTCGAGGAAGAAGTCAAAGCCGGCCGGATGACCGAGGAGGAGTGCTTCTTCGCCGAGGGCTGCATGGCCCGCTCGAACGGCCACTGCATGACCATGGGCACCGCGTCGACGATGGCCTGTCTAGCCGAAGCGCTCGGCATGCAGCTGCCCGGTTCGGCAACCTGGCCCGCGGTCGACGCGCGGCGCTTCGAAACCGCGCAGGCGGCCGGTCAGCGGATTGTCGCGATGGTCGAGGAAAACCTGCGTCCGTCCGACATCCTGACCCGCGAGGCGTTCGAAAACGCGATCCGCGTCAACGCGGCGATCGGCGGGTCCACCAACGCGATCGTGCACCTTCTCGCGCTGGCCGGGCGCGTCGGCGTCCCGCTCGCCATGAACGACTTCGACGAGCTGGGCCGCGCTGTTCCCACCTTGGTGAACCTGATGCCCTCGGGCGGGTTCCTGATGGAGGATTTCTGTTACGCGGGCGGCGTTCCGGTGGTCCTGAGCAGGCTCGCCGAAGCCGGGCTCCTGCACGCCGACGTCCGCACGGTCACCGGCAAGCCGAGAGAACCCGCGGAGTGCTGGAACGACGAGGTAATCACGACCGTCGAGGCGCCGTTCCAGCCGCCCGGCACCGGAACCGCTGTGCTCACCGGGAATCTCGCCCCGGACGGTGCGGTGCTGAAGCAGTCGGCCGCGTCGCCGGAACTGCTCACGCACACCGGCCCGGCGCTCGTCTTCGACACCGCGGAGGAGTACCACCGCGTGGCCGACGACCCGGACCTGCCGGTCACCCCCGACACGATCCTGGTGATCCGCGGCGCGGGTCCCAAGGGCTACCCGGGGATGCCGGAGGTGGCGAACGTCCCGGTGCCGAAAGAGCTGCTCGCACAAGGGATCACCGACGTGGTGCGGATCTGCGACGGCCGGATGTCCGGCACCGGCTACGGCACGGTCGTGCTGCACGTGAGCCCGGAATCGGCGGTCGGCGGCCCGCTCGCGCTCGTCCGCACCGGCGACCGGATCACGCTCGACACCCCGGCCCGCCGGCTGACCCTGCACGTGCCCGACGAGGAACTCGCCGCCCGCCGCGCGGCATGGACGCCGCCGGAAAGCCCGTACCGCAGCGGATACACCTGGCTCTACCGCGAGCACGTCACCCAGGCCCACCTCGGCGCGGACTTCGATTTCCTGCACGGCACCCGCGGTTCCGCCGTGCCGAGGGATTCGCACTGA
- a CDS encoding CrcB family protein, with protein sequence MPEEPLDPDVDLRDPAQQRELVRHHVSVLGVIALGGGLGALARYGLAQALPAAPGGFPWATFWTNVAGCFLIGVLMVLVTEAWSAHRLVRPFLGVGILGGFTTFSTYAVEARNLLRPDTVPLAFGYLGGTLVAALLAVLLGHAITRKLVPVEVAA encoded by the coding sequence GTGCCCGAAGAACCTCTCGACCCGGATGTCGACCTCCGGGATCCCGCGCAGCAACGCGAACTCGTCCGGCACCACGTGTCGGTGCTCGGCGTGATCGCGCTCGGCGGCGGGCTCGGCGCGCTGGCCCGCTACGGCCTCGCCCAGGCCCTGCCCGCCGCGCCCGGCGGCTTCCCGTGGGCGACCTTCTGGACGAACGTCGCCGGCTGCTTCCTCATCGGCGTGCTGATGGTGCTGGTCACCGAGGCGTGGTCGGCGCACCGGCTCGTGCGGCCGTTCCTCGGCGTCGGCATCCTCGGCGGGTTCACCACGTTCTCCACGTACGCGGTCGAAGCGCGCAACCTGCTCCGGCCGGACACCGTGCCGCTCGCCTTCGGCTACCTCGGCGGGACGCTCGTCGCCGCGCTGCTGGCCGTCCTGCTGGGACACGCGATCACCCGCAAGCTGGTCCCGGTGGAGGTGGCTGCCTGA
- a CDS encoding alginate lyase family protein — protein MLPPSRSSRPRRLAAVLATVAGLLATTAGAATAAPAPRSCSFICVPDTVVLDGVHLAGNKIGLMAGNPTLRTALSNLLKQADDALTKGPWTVVDKERVPPSGDKHDYLSLAPYYWPSQPKTPENPQGCPYVDRDGQVNPEMKNVPDKAERLVAFNSIYQLSLAWYYTGKAEYAQRAALDLRTWFLDAATKMNPNLNFAQGIPCKTDGRGIGIIEFSYTFTQVLDAARILDAGAPGWTKADGKAFRGWSADFLTWLRTSKNGTDEAKATNNHGTFYDLLTAATASYVGQRDLARQIVRDSGRARIDRQIAADGGQPEESTRTRTYHYHTFNLVALTRLAQLGKHLGVDLWAYRNPQGGSIFAAVDHLLPAATGAAPWPLPDIHFIQYAALDSVHAAADAGDRKARAAVGRIPVPPGGDLFPVRPAAEQLDDVSTT, from the coding sequence GTGCTGCCTCCTTCCCGGTCTTCCCGTCCGCGTCGTCTCGCGGCGGTTCTCGCGACGGTCGCGGGGCTGCTCGCGACCACTGCCGGAGCGGCGACCGCCGCGCCCGCGCCGAGGTCCTGCTCTTTTATCTGCGTGCCGGACACCGTCGTGCTCGACGGCGTGCACCTGGCAGGCAACAAAATCGGCCTGATGGCCGGGAACCCGACGCTGCGCACGGCGTTGTCGAATCTGCTGAAGCAGGCCGACGACGCGCTGACGAAGGGTCCGTGGACGGTCGTCGACAAGGAGCGCGTCCCGCCGAGCGGCGACAAGCACGACTATCTGAGCCTCGCGCCGTACTACTGGCCCAGTCAGCCGAAAACGCCGGAAAACCCGCAGGGCTGCCCGTACGTCGACCGCGACGGCCAGGTCAACCCCGAGATGAAGAACGTGCCGGACAAGGCCGAGCGGCTCGTCGCGTTCAACTCGATCTACCAGCTCTCGCTCGCCTGGTACTACACCGGCAAGGCCGAATACGCCCAGCGCGCCGCGCTCGATCTGCGCACCTGGTTCCTCGACGCGGCGACGAAAATGAACCCGAACCTGAACTTCGCGCAGGGCATCCCGTGCAAGACCGACGGGCGGGGGATCGGCATCATCGAGTTCTCCTACACCTTCACCCAGGTCCTCGACGCCGCCCGGATCCTCGACGCGGGCGCGCCCGGCTGGACGAAGGCCGACGGCAAGGCGTTCCGCGGCTGGTCGGCCGATTTCCTCACCTGGTTGCGCACCAGCAAGAACGGCACCGACGAGGCCAAGGCGACCAACAACCACGGCACCTTCTACGACCTGCTCACGGCAGCGACCGCGAGCTACGTCGGCCAGCGGGACCTCGCCCGGCAGATCGTCCGCGATTCCGGCAGGGCCCGGATCGACCGCCAGATCGCCGCGGACGGCGGCCAGCCCGAGGAATCGACCCGCACGCGGACGTACCACTACCACACGTTCAACCTGGTCGCGCTGACCCGGCTCGCGCAGCTGGGCAAGCACCTGGGCGTCGACCTGTGGGCCTACCGGAACCCGCAGGGCGGCAGCATTTTCGCCGCCGTCGACCACCTGCTCCCGGCGGCCACCGGCGCCGCGCCCTGGCCGTTGCCGGACATCCACTTCATCCAGTACGCCGCCCTCGACAGCGTGCACGCCGCGGCTGACGCGGGGGACCGGAAGGCCCGCGCCGCGGTCGGCCGCATCCCGGTCCCGCCCGGCGGCGACCTGTTCCCGGTGCGCCCGGCGGCCGAGCAGCTGGACGACGTTTCCACCACCTGA